TTAGTGGATATATCTATAGAATATATGGATGGTGAACAACAGATTATATTAAACGGGGAAAATGTCACCGGCCTAATTCGGACTGAAGAAGTAGGCAATATGGCCAGCGCATGCTCAGTATATTCAAAAGTACGATTAAAGCTTGTTGAGCTTCAGCGTAGCCTAGCCGAAAAGTCAAATGTAGTAATGGATGGCAGAGATATCGGAACTTATGTACTACCCAATGCCAATTTAAAGATATATCTTACTGCCAGCAGCAAGGAAAGAGCAAAAAGAAGATATCTTGAGCTTATTAATAAGGGAATATCTGCCGATATAGATAATATTGAAAAAGATATTATTGACCGGGATAACCGGGATATGAACAGAGAATTTGCTCCTTTAAAACAGGCAGAAGATGCCATAGTAATAGATTCCTCAAATATGACAATTGACGAAGTGGCTGATTCTATTATAAAATATTATGAAAAATCAGTTAAATAATTTTGAAAATTAAGGAGTTAGAAATTTGAAGATAAAAGTTGCCGATAGTGCTGGGTTTTGCTTTGGTGTACAGCGGGCAGTTGATCTTGTATATAAGGAAATCAGCAATGGACTTCCGATTTATACCTACGGTCCGATTATTCATAATGATGAAGTAGTAGAAGACCTTAGGAAAAAAGGAGTAAAAGTAATAGAAACTCTTGAAGAATTAAAAGACTTACCCAAGGGAACAATAATTATACGTTCTCACGGCATTTCAAGAAAAGTCTATGATGAGATTTCCTCCTACGGCCATAATATAAAGGATGCAACATGTCCTTTTGTAAAAAAGATACACAATATTGTAAATAAACAAGATGAACGTCATATTATTATAGTCGGAAATCCGGGACATCCTGAAGTACAGGGTATAATGGGATGGTGCAATAATAATTATACTGTAGTTGAAGATATAGAAGGGGCAATGAATTTTAATTTGCCTTTAGATGTAAAAATATGCATTGTAGCCCAGACGACATATAATTACAATAGATTTCAAGATTTAGTTGAAATTATATCAAAAAAAGGTTATGATATATTTGTTTTAAATACCATCTGTAATGCGACGCAGTCTCGGCAACAGGAAGCTTATGAACTTGCAAAAAAATCCGAAGCTATGATTGTTATAGGTGGTAAACAAAGCTCAAATACAAGAAAGCTTTATGAGATTTGTAAAAAAGAATGTGAAAATACTTACTATATACAGAAACTTGATGACTTGGATTTAAATTCGTTTAAATCTTTTCGGAATGTAGGTATTACAGCAGGGGCATCAACCCCACATAATATTATCAAGGAGGTTCTTACCGTTATGTCAGAAAAGAGTTTTGAACAATTATTAGAGGAAGAAAACGTAGTAGAAATTAACAACGGTGACGTTGTGGAAGGAATAGTCTTAGGTGTTAAAGAAGATGAGATTATCTTAAATATAGGCTACAAGTCAGAAGGCATAATAACTAGAAATGAGTACACCAATACACCTAATTTAGATTTAACCACTGTTGTTAAACCGGGCGATAAGATGGAAGCAAAGGTTCTAAAAGTAAATGATGGTGAAGGACAAGTTGCTTTAACTTACAAACGCCTAGCAGCTGAAAAAGGTAATAAGAGATTAGAAGAGGCTTACAATAACAAAGAAGTTCTTACCGCTAAAGTTGCCGCAGTTTTAAAAGGCGGCTTAAGTGTTATTATAGACGAAGCCAGAGTATTTATACCAGCCAGCTTAATTTCTGATACCTATGAAAAAGATTTATCCAAATATGCAGGCCAGGAGATTGAGTTTGTAATAACAGAATTCAATCCAAGAAAGAGAAGAGTTATAGGTGACCGCAAGCAGTTAATTGTAGCTAAGAAAGAAGAGATGAAGAAAGAACTGTTCGAAAAAATCCAGGTTGGAATGACTATAGAAGGTACTGTGAAAAACATTACCGATTTTGGTGCCTTTATTGATCTGGGCGGAGCAGACGGTCTTCTTCATATTTCAGAAATGTCTTGGGGCCGTGTAGACAATCCTAAAAAGCTTTTCAAAGTGGGAGACACTGTTAAGGCCTTTGTTAAGGATATTCAAGGTGAGAAAATTGCATTAAGCTTAAAATTCGAGGATCAGAATCCTTGGCTTACAGCGGAAGAAAAATATGCAACCGGCAATGTTGTAAGCGGTGTAGTTGCTCGTATGACTGATTTTGGCGCCTTTGTTGAACTAGAACCCGGTATTGATGCACTATTACATGTATCCCAGATTTCAAAGGAGCATGTTGAAAAACCTTCTGATGTTCTTTCAATCGGAGAAGAAATAACTGCTAAGGTTGTAGAATTTAATAAGGAAGATAAAAAAATTAGTCTAAGTGTAAAGGCTTTAGAAGTAGCAGAGAATGCTAATCAAGAGCAAGACAAGGAGCAAGAATCTGAATCCAATGATGCTTCAACCACAGAAGCTTAATTAACATATTATAATGCAAATGATAAGGAGATACCGATGTGTTGGGTAGCTACGAAGCATTTAAAGAATTTATTTATCAATTAACAAAAATAGATTTAAATTCTTATAAAGAAAGACAAATGAAACGGCGGATAGATGCCTTAATAGTAAAACACGGAATAAGTTCTTATAAGGATTATGTAAACATCTTAAAAACCGATAAGACTTATTACAATGAATTTATCAATTATATAACCATTAACGTATCTGAATTTTATAGAAATCCGGATCAATGGTTGGTTTTAGAAAAAGATGTACTTCCATATCTTTTTAACAATTTCGGAAAACAGTTAAAAATATGGAGTGCAGCTTGCTCTACAGGAGATGAACCATATTCTCTTGTGATGCTTTTGGCCAAGTTTTTACCTTTAAATAAGATCAAAATATTGGCCACAGACATTGACCGGCTGGTACTTGAAAAAGCAAAAATTGGGGTATACGATTATAAAGATATGAAAAGACTTCCGCCTGAGTTTGTTAAGCGTTATTTTACACAGATTGATAGTAAGACTTATAAAATATCTGATGAAATTAAATCCTGTGTAGAATTTATGCAACATGATTTATTAAAAGATCCCTATCCGGCCGAATGTAACCTTATTGTATGCCGCAATGTTTTGATTTACTTTACCGATGAAGCAAAGAATCGTATTTATAATAATTTTCATAATGCCTTAAAAGACAATGGTATATTATTTGTAGGCAGTACGGAGCAGATGCTTAATGCTAATAAACTTGGTTTCCAAAGTCTTAAATCTTTCTTTTATACAAAAGTGTAACAAAAAGTTCCCGAATCATCGGGAACTTTTTTAGAATTATAGCTTATTTTAATAATAATTAATGGTTGATTTTTAATATGATATCGAGTATATTGATTTATAGATTAGCCAAGAAAGTATTTATTAAGGCATTTTCTTGGCTAATATCAGTAAAAGCATTGTTAATGCAGATAGGAGTTTTAGTATGCAAAAAACGATTACCATTGCCGTTGACGCTATGGGAGGCGATAACGCTCCCAAGGAAATAATAAAAGGTGCTGTACTGGCAGTACAAGAAAAAAGGAATATCAAAGTAATTTTAGTAGGAAAAGAAGCGGTCATTCGAAATGAACTTGGCGGATATGAATATGATAAAGAGCGTATAGTTATTATTAATGCCGAGGAAAATATAACGAATAATGAGTCTCCCGTCATGGCAATCCGCCGTAAAAAGAATTCCTCAATCGTTGTTGCATTAAATCTCGTAAAAAATGGGGAAGCCGATGCTTTTGTTTCTGCCGGCAGTACAGGAGCAGTCTTAGCAGGGGGACAACTGATTATAGGTAGAATTAAAGGTGTGGAAAGGCCACCCCTTGCCCCTATTATACCTACCATAGCCGGTGCCTCATTACTGATAGACTGTGGTGCCAATGTAGATGCAAGACCCAGTCATTTAGTGCAGTTTGCAAAAATGGGTTCCATATATATGGAAAATGTTGTTGGAGTAAAAAATCCTAGAGTAGCAATAGTAAATATCGGAGCAGAAGAAGAAAAGGGAAATAACTTGGTTAAAGAAACATTTCCTTTACTAAAAAATTCTACCGATATTAATTTTATTGGTAGCATTGAGGCAAGAGATATTCCATATGGTGCTGCTGATGTTATTGTCTGCGAGGCCTTCGTAGGAAATGTAATACTTAAGCTTTATGAAGGACTGGGATCTGCTCTTATAGATAAGATAAAAGAAGGGCTTATGAGTACTACCAAGAGTAAGATAGGTGCTCTTTTAAGCAAATCAGCCTTAAAAAATACTTTAAAAGCATTTGATTATTCCCAGTATGGAGGTGCTCCATTATTAGGTTTAAAAGGCTTAGTTGTTAAAACCCATGGCAACTCTAAAAGCAATGAGATTAGAAACTCTATTCTGCAATGTGTGGCTTTTAGCGAGAATAAAATTAATGAAAAAATCGAAGATAATTTAAAAGATTATGAAAATAATATAAAGAAGGGTGAATGATTATGGAATTTGAAAAACTACAAAAAATAATTAGTGAAGTATTGAATGTCGATACTGATGAAATAACTATGGATACCACCTTTGTGGATGATCTTGGAGCTGATTCCCTAGACTTATTCCAAATTATAATGGGCATTGAAGAGGAATTTGATATTGAAATAGCAAATGAAGATGCTGAAAACATTGTAACTGTTGGGGATGCCGTAGAACAAATTAAGAACGCAATAAACTAAATTTTGATGATTATGAGTACTAGGTAAAAGCCCTATGAATAAGGTTCGCCTTATTTAATGGGCTTTTATATTAAGCATATAGAATAAATCAATAACTAGGTGATTTTATTTTATGTTATAATATATTAATTTATTAAGGAGGAAATAACATGAGTAAAGCTAGAAAACCTAAAACCTCCATTGCTTTATTGGAAAAAAAGATTGATTATCATTTTAATGATTCTGCCTTGCTTCTTCAAGCCTTAACCCACAGTTCTTATGCCAATGAAATGAGGATGAACAAAGAAAACAATAATGAACGGCTTGAGTTTCTTGGAGATGCTGTACTGGAGCTTGTCACCAGTGAGTATGTATTTAAAAGTCATAATCATTTACCGGAGGGAGATCTTACAAAGCTTAGAGCCAGTATAGTTTGTGAACAATCCTTATCATCCTGTGCAAAAGATTTGAATATAGGTGATTTCTTACTTCTTGGTAAAGGAGAAGAACTTTCAGGGGGACGCCATAGGGAGTCTATTTTATCGGATGCCCTAGAAGCTATAATCGGTGCTATTTACCTTGACGGTGGTTTTACTAATGCAAAAGAGTTTGTTCATAAATTTATCCTTAACAATGTAGAACATAAGGAACTCTTTTTCGATAGCAAGACTATCTTACAGGAAATCATTCAAAATGATAATAATAAGCAAAAAATCCGTTATAAGCTTATATCAGAAGAAGGCCCTGATCATAACAAATCCTTTACTATTGCTTTATATGTAGGCAATGAGCAATATGGTTGTGGTATAGGTAAAACTAAAAAAGCAGCAGAACAAGAAGCTGCCATGCAGGCAATTAAAAAGCTTCAAAAGAAGTAATTTTATTTAAAATACGGATGGGAGATACTTAAATGTATTTAAAAAGTATAGAAGTACATGGCTTTAAATCCTTTGCAAATAAAATGCTTTTAGATTTTAATAGTGGCATTACTGCAATTGTAGGACCTAACGGTAGCGGAAAAAGTAATATAGCCGATGCAGTCCGCTGGGTACTGGGAGAACAAAGTGCAAAACAGCTTAGGGGTTCAAAAATGGAAGACGTCATATTTTCCGGTACTGAAATGAGAAAACCCCTAGGCTATGCATATGTAGCTTTAACTATGGATAATTCAGATCATAAACTTCCCATAGATTATAAAGAAGTAACTGTTGCAAGAAGAGTATACCGTTCAGGAGAAAGTGAATATCTAATTAACGGTAGCAGTTGTCGCTTAAAAGACGTTCAGGAACTATTTATGGATACCGGTATAGGAAAAGAAGGTTATTCCATAATAGGACAAGGACAAATTGATAAAATTTTAAGCGGAAAACCGGAAGATAGAAGAGAGTTATTTGATGAGGCGGCAGGTATCGTAAAATTCAAAAGAAGAAAATATGAAGCAGAAAAAAATCTGGAGGAAGAAAGAGCAAATCTGTCCAGAGTTTCTGATATTATTACAGAAATTGAACGACAGTTAGTTCCTTTAGAAAAGCAATCTGAAACAGCAAAGATTTACTTAAATTATAGAGAAGAATTAAAAAATCTAGAAGTATCTTTGTTCTTAAAAGAATACGATAAAATCCATCAATCTAAGGAAGATGTTGAAAACAAGTTAAAGATTGCCACCGAGGATTTGGAAGAAGCAAAAAAAGAGTATGAGAATATTAAAAATGAATACCAAAGATTAGAATTACAGTTAGAAGAGTTAGATGGCAGCATTGTAGCAAATAAGGCCTCCTACAATGAATATCTTCTTAAGAAGGAGAAAGCAGAGGGTGAAATAAAAGTATTAAATGAACAGATTAATTCCCTTCTGCAAAATGATGAGTATTATCAGGAAAGAATTCATTCCAATGAACAGGAAATTATTATAAAAAAGACCGAGGAAGAGGAGTATTTTGAAAAAAAGAATACCCTTGATATTCAGATAGCCAATATTGACGATACTCTTAGTGCTGTCTTGCTTGAACTGGAAAATATCAGAGAAAACATAGCTAAATATACTAAGGAAATTGAGGAGTGCGGCAATGCAATCTTTGAATATTTAGATGCAAATTCAGGTATTAAAAGTAATATTCAAAGATATCAAACCATGCTAGAGCAAAACTCCTTTCGAAAAGCTTCACTTAATCAGAAAGTTTTAAAAATTAAAAGTGAAGAGGGTATTTATGAAGAGGAGATTAGTAAATGTAAGCTGCATTTAGAAAATGTTTCTGATGAAATTCTGCAGTATACCAAGGATATTACAGCCTTGGAAAAATCCATTAAGGATACAAGACTTTCCCTTGATAATTTGACACTTAAAACAAGTAAACTTCATGAAGCTTATCATGTTGAAAAATCAAAACTAGAATCTTTAATTAACTTAGCTGAACGATATGAGGGCTATGGTCATAGTATCAAAAGGGTAATGGAGCAAAAAAAATCATATCCCGGCATTATAGGTGTAGTTGCAGATATTATAAAAACAAAAAAAGAATATGAAACTGCAATCGAAACAGCCTTAGGCCAAAGTATACAAAATATCGTAACAGAAGATGAACAAACAGCCAAGGATATGATTGCATATCTAAAGAAGAACAGATTTGGAAGGGCAACTTTCCTTCCCCTTACAAACATAACTTATTCTAAAACCTTACATAACCATAGTGTATTAAAGGAAAAGGGTGTTATAGGTATTGCCAGCCAATTGGTTGAAGTTGATAGTAAATATCATACATTAATAGGCTATTTGCTTGGTAGAATAGTAGTTGTAGATAATATAGACAATGCTACCATTATAGCAAAAAAATATCAGTATTCCTTAAGAATAGTAACCTTAGAAGGAGAATCTCTTACTCCTGGAGGATCTATTTCAGGTGGAGCTTATAAAAATGTCAGCAATTTACTGGGAAGAAGGCGTGAAATTGAAGCTTTAGAATCCTTAGTAAAAAAGCTATATAATCAGGTCCAAGAGCTGACTTTAGAAAAAGAAAAGGAAAATGATAAATATAAGAACTTATTAGTTAGGCTAGATGAAGTAAAAGAACAACTTCAAGAAAAATATCTTCTGCAAAATACTGCAAAAATAAATCTTGACCAGGCTCTTACAAAAAAGGCTGAGACAGAAACCATATATCAGGATTATGTAAAAGAATTAGAAGAAATAAATAAGCAAGCTTTTGAACTTAAAAGCAACTTAGAGGAACTAAACAAATCTCTTTCTGATAATTTATTGAAGAATTCGGAAAATGAACATAAGATAGAAGAGTTAAACAAGCTTCTTTTAATAGAAAAAGAAAAGGAAGCCGCAACCGCTGAAAAAGCTTCTTCATATCGGATGGAATTATCTAAGCTTGAGCAAAATAGCCAGTTTATATTGGAAAATATAAAAAGAGTAAAAAAAGAAATTGAACGCTTATATAACGAGGAAGCCACTATAAAGGCCGATATGGAAAAAGCTTATCATTTAGTCCAGGAAAAAAAGGAAAGTATAAAAAAGACACAGGAGAGTATAAATGAAACTAACAATATTCTTTCCAAACTAAATGAAAACATTAATGAGCAGACTAAAGAAAGAGATAATATAGCAAAAAATCATAAGTCTATCTTTGAAAAAAGAGACGAATTATCCTCTAGAATTCACGCTTTAGACAAGGAATGCATAAGGCTTACCGGCCAAAAGGAAAAGCTTATAGAGCAGCTTGACCAGCAAATGAATTATATGTGGGAGGAATATGGCCTTACTTATACCACATCTTTAGAATATAACTGCAATAAGGATATTAGCTTAACTGCTGCCAAAAAATCCATTCAAGAAATCAAAGGAAAGATTAGGGAACTTGGAGATGTTAATGTTAATGCCATCGAGGATTTTAAAAATTTATCAGAACGCCATAAGTTCCTTACAAGCCAGAGGGAAGATTTAATCCAAGCAGAAGAAGATCTCCTTCAAATTATTAGTGAATTAGATAAGGAAATGAAATTGCAGTTTGAAATGCAGTTTGCAGACATTAAAGAGCAATTTGACATAGTATTTAAAGAGTTATTCGGGGGAGGAAAGGCTGATTTAGAACTGACAGATGATGAAAATGTCTTAGAGGCCGGTATAAGAATTAATGCCCAGCCCCCGGGAAAAAAACTTCAAAATATGATGCAGCTATCCGGTGGTGAGAAGGCTCTTACTGCCATAAGTCTTTTATTTGCCATACAAAATCTAAAGCCTTCACCTTTTTGTTTACTGGACGAAATTGAAGCGGCTTTAGATGATTCTAATGTAAAACGTTTTGCAAACTATTTACAGAGATTGTCAAAAGACACACAGTTTATTATAATTACACATAGAAGAAATACAATGGCCGCTGCTGATATATTGTATGGTATAACTATGCAGGAAAAAGGGGTATCTACCTTAGTATCAGTAAGCTTAATTGAAAATGAACTAGATAAATAATAAGATTTATTACGGAGGTTTTTATGGGAGAGAAGAAAACCGGATTTTTCGGTAAACTAGTTAAAGGTCTTACTAAAACACGAAATAATATTGTCCAAGGTATTGACGCTATTTTCAGTGGTTTTTCCAGCATAGATGAAGATTTCTATGAAGAATTAGAAGAAATCCTGATTATGGCTGATCTTGGTGTTAAAACAACTACTGCAATTATTGAAGACTTAAGAGCTAAGGTTAAAGAAAATAAAATAAAAGATCCTTCAGAATGCAGAGAGCTTTTAATAAACACAATAAAAGAGCAGATGACAGTTGCAGAAACTGACTATGAATTTGAAAACAGAAAATCAATTGTTCTGGTTATAGGAGTAAACGGTGTAGGCAAAACCACCACAGTTGGTAAACTGGCCGGTCAATATAAGGCCCAGGGGAAAAAGGTTATTGTGGCTGCTGCCGACACCTTTAGGGCTGCAGCTATAGAACAATTGACCGAATGGGCAAATCGTGCCAATGTTGAGATTATATCTCAAAAAGAAGGCTCCGATCCCGCTGCTGTAATTTATGACGCCGTCACAGCTTTTAAAGCCAGAAATGCAGACATACTTCTTTGTGACACTGCCGGAAGACTCCATAACAAAAAGAATCTTATGGAGGAACTAAAAAAGATAAATCGTATTATAGACAGGGAATGTCCGGATATTTACCGGGAAACTCTTGTGGTTCTTGATAGTACCACCGGTCAAAATGCCCTGGCCCAAGCCAAAGAATTTAATGAAGTTGCTGACTTATCCGGTATTGTACTGACAAAACTAGATGGAACGGCAAAGGGGGGTATAGCCATTGCCATCCAATCTGAACTAAATATACCGGTAAAATATATAGGTATAGGCGAACAAATCGATGATTTACAGAAATTTAATGCAACCGATTTTGTCAATGCCTTATTTGAAAAAAACCAATAGGGGAGACGATTATATGAACTTAGAGAAGTTTGAAGAAGCTACGGAAGCCGTAAAAAAGGTAATACTTAGAACAAAACTAATCTATAGTGACTACTTTAGCGAAATATCAGGAAATAAAGTTTATCTAAAGCCTGAAAACATGCAATTTACAGGAGCTTATAAGGTAAGGGGGGCCTATTACAAAATCAGTACTCTATCAAAAGAGGAAAGGGCTAAAGGTCTTATTACGGCATCTGCCGGAAACCATGCACAAGGTGTTGCCTATGCAGCAAAATTATATAATGCCAAAGCTATAATTGTTATGCCAAACACCACACCTTTAATAAAGGTAAATCGAACCAAAAGTTATGGTGCAGAGGTAATACTTCATGGGGACGTATATGATGATGCATGTAATTACGCTTATAAATTAGCCAAAGAAAAAGGTTATTCTTTTATTCATCCTTTTAATGATGAAGATATAGCCACCGGACAAGGTACAATTGCAATGGAGATCTTTAAAGATCTGCCTACTGTAGATATTATTCTGGCCCCTGTGGGAGGGGGCGGTTTACTGGCCGGAGTGGCCACCTTAGCCAAGCAATTAAATCCTAATATCAAAGTTATCGGAGTAGAACCGGCCAATGCAGCCTGTATGAAAGAATCCTTAAAGGCAGGTCATGTGGTTACAATTAATAATGTGGATACTATTGCCGATGGTACCGCAGTAAAAACCCCCGGCGATATTATTTTCCCTTATATACAAAAATATGTAGATGATATTATTACGGTTGACGACTGTGAACTTATCGTTAACTTCCTTGATATGATTGAAAATCATAAAATGGTTGTAGAAAATTCAGGTTTACTAACTGTAGCGGCCCTTAAACATTTAAAATGCAAAAACAAAAAAATAGCGGCTATTTTAAGCGGCGGAAATATGGATATAATCACCGTATCCTCAGTAGTCCAACATGGTTTAATTCAAAGGGGTAGGGTATTTACCGTATCAGTTCTGCTTCCTGACCGTCCCGGTGAGCTCTTGAATGTGGCTGCAATCATAGCAAAAGAACAAGGTAACGTTATTCGCCTAGACCATAATCAGTTTGTCAGCATTAATCGAAACAGTGCCGTAGAACTTACAATTACAATGGAAACCTTTGGCCATGAACATAAAGACCAGATAGTTGAAGCACTGACTAAAGCCGGATATGACCCAAAGGTATGTCATCCAAATAAGATTTATGATTAATTCATAATAAAATATTTTATTTTTAGATACTTTTACAGGGTGGAAGTTATTTACACATTAATATAGAATTGATATAATACATATATCTTTATATTCTATATTAATCTGTAAAGCTTCTACTTTTCGTGATTTCTTCCTGAGATCCCAAAAACAGTTGACATGGCTGATATTATGAGTTAATATAATATTAGAACATTCGTTCGGGTTGCGTATATAGCCCAAGAATGCAGGCTATAAAGAAAGGTGTGGATATTAATATGGCAAAAGATGATAGAATAAGGGCTTTAGAATCGGCACTAGCCCAAATCGAAAAACAGTACGGTAAGGGTTCCGTTATGAAGCTGGGGGAAACCAGAACTAATATGAATATTGAAACAGTACCTACCGGTTCCATCAGTCTTGATATAGCTTTAGGACTAGGTGGTGTTCCCAAGGGAAGAATTATAGAAATCTATGGACCTGAATCCTCCGGTAAGACCACTGTTGCATTACATATGGTAGCGGAAGTACAAAAGCTTGGAGGAATAGCCGGATTTATCGATGCTGAGCATGCCCTAGATCCTGTCTACGCTAAGAATATTGGTGTTGATATTGATAATTTATATATTTCCCAACCGGACAACGGAGAACAGGCCTTAGAAATTACTGAGACCATGGTTCGTTCCGGTGCAGTTGATATTATTATTGTTGACTCTGTAGCCGCCCTAGTTCCTAAGGCGGAAATCGATGGTGATATGGGCGATTCCCATATGGGGCTACAGGCAAGATTAATGTCTCAGGCCTTAAGAAAGCTTACTGCTGTAATTAGCAAGTCTAACTGTATAGTGATTTTTATTAACCAGCTCCGTGAAAAGCTTGGTGTTATGTTCGGTAATCCAGAGACAACAACCGGTGGACGAGCCCTGAAATTCTACGCATCGGTTCGTCTTGATGTACGGAGAATTGAATCTCTAAAACAAGGGGGAGAAGTTATCGGTAGCCGTACCCGTATTAAAGTTGTTAAAAACAAAATAGCTCCACCGTTTAAAGAAGCGGAGTTTGATATTATGTTCGGTAAAGGTATCTCCAAGGAAGGAGATGTTCTGGATTTGGCAGCTGAAGTTGGTATTGTTAACAAA
This genomic interval from Herbinix luporum contains the following:
- the cmk gene encoding (d)CMP kinase, with product MKYFSIAIDGPAGAGKSTIAKIIAKKLSFIYVDTGAMYRAMALYFIRNNIMADDKDKIEEACNLVDISIEYMDGEQQIILNGENVTGLIRTEEVGNMASACSVYSKVRLKLVELQRSLAEKSNVVMDGRDIGTYVLPNANLKIYLTASSKERAKRRYLELINKGISADIDNIEKDIIDRDNRDMNREFAPLKQAEDAIVIDSSNMTIDEVADSIIKYYEKSVK
- a CDS encoding bifunctional 4-hydroxy-3-methylbut-2-enyl diphosphate reductase/30S ribosomal protein S1, with product MKIKVADSAGFCFGVQRAVDLVYKEISNGLPIYTYGPIIHNDEVVEDLRKKGVKVIETLEELKDLPKGTIIIRSHGISRKVYDEISSYGHNIKDATCPFVKKIHNIVNKQDERHIIIVGNPGHPEVQGIMGWCNNNYTVVEDIEGAMNFNLPLDVKICIVAQTTYNYNRFQDLVEIISKKGYDIFVLNTICNATQSRQQEAYELAKKSEAMIVIGGKQSSNTRKLYEICKKECENTYYIQKLDDLDLNSFKSFRNVGITAGASTPHNIIKEVLTVMSEKSFEQLLEEENVVEINNGDVVEGIVLGVKEDEIILNIGYKSEGIITRNEYTNTPNLDLTTVVKPGDKMEAKVLKVNDGEGQVALTYKRLAAEKGNKRLEEAYNNKEVLTAKVAAVLKGGLSVIIDEARVFIPASLISDTYEKDLSKYAGQEIEFVITEFNPRKRRVIGDRKQLIVAKKEEMKKELFEKIQVGMTIEGTVKNITDFGAFIDLGGADGLLHISEMSWGRVDNPKKLFKVGDTVKAFVKDIQGEKIALSLKFEDQNPWLTAEEKYATGNVVSGVVARMTDFGAFVELEPGIDALLHVSQISKEHVEKPSDVLSIGEEITAKVVEFNKEDKKISLSVKALEVAENANQEQDKEQESESNDASTTEA
- a CDS encoding CheR family methyltransferase; this translates as MLGSYEAFKEFIYQLTKIDLNSYKERQMKRRIDALIVKHGISSYKDYVNILKTDKTYYNEFINYITINVSEFYRNPDQWLVLEKDVLPYLFNNFGKQLKIWSAACSTGDEPYSLVMLLAKFLPLNKIKILATDIDRLVLEKAKIGVYDYKDMKRLPPEFVKRYFTQIDSKTYKISDEIKSCVEFMQHDLLKDPYPAECNLIVCRNVLIYFTDEAKNRIYNNFHNALKDNGILFVGSTEQMLNANKLGFQSLKSFFYTKV
- the plsX gene encoding phosphate acyltransferase PlsX, which gives rise to MQKTITIAVDAMGGDNAPKEIIKGAVLAVQEKRNIKVILVGKEAVIRNELGGYEYDKERIVIINAEENITNNESPVMAIRRKKNSSIVVALNLVKNGEADAFVSAGSTGAVLAGGQLIIGRIKGVERPPLAPIIPTIAGASLLIDCGANVDARPSHLVQFAKMGSIYMENVVGVKNPRVAIVNIGAEEEKGNNLVKETFPLLKNSTDINFIGSIEARDIPYGAADVIVCEAFVGNVILKLYEGLGSALIDKIKEGLMSTTKSKIGALLSKSALKNTLKAFDYSQYGGAPLLGLKGLVVKTHGNSKSNEIRNSILQCVAFSENKINEKIEDNLKDYENNIKKGE
- the acpP gene encoding acyl carrier protein, producing the protein MEFEKLQKIISEVLNVDTDEITMDTTFVDDLGADSLDLFQIIMGIEEEFDIEIANEDAENIVTVGDAVEQIKNAIN
- the rnc gene encoding ribonuclease III, yielding MSKARKPKTSIALLEKKIDYHFNDSALLLQALTHSSYANEMRMNKENNNERLEFLGDAVLELVTSEYVFKSHNHLPEGDLTKLRASIVCEQSLSSCAKDLNIGDFLLLGKGEELSGGRHRESILSDALEAIIGAIYLDGGFTNAKEFVHKFILNNVEHKELFFDSKTILQEIIQNDNNKQKIRYKLISEEGPDHNKSFTIALYVGNEQYGCGIGKTKKAAEQEAAMQAIKKLQKK
- the smc gene encoding chromosome segregation protein SMC; its protein translation is MYLKSIEVHGFKSFANKMLLDFNSGITAIVGPNGSGKSNIADAVRWVLGEQSAKQLRGSKMEDVIFSGTEMRKPLGYAYVALTMDNSDHKLPIDYKEVTVARRVYRSGESEYLINGSSCRLKDVQELFMDTGIGKEGYSIIGQGQIDKILSGKPEDRRELFDEAAGIVKFKRRKYEAEKNLEEERANLSRVSDIITEIERQLVPLEKQSETAKIYLNYREELKNLEVSLFLKEYDKIHQSKEDVENKLKIATEDLEEAKKEYENIKNEYQRLELQLEELDGSIVANKASYNEYLLKKEKAEGEIKVLNEQINSLLQNDEYYQERIHSNEQEIIIKKTEEEEYFEKKNTLDIQIANIDDTLSAVLLELENIRENIAKYTKEIEECGNAIFEYLDANSGIKSNIQRYQTMLEQNSFRKASLNQKVLKIKSEEGIYEEEISKCKLHLENVSDEILQYTKDITALEKSIKDTRLSLDNLTLKTSKLHEAYHVEKSKLESLINLAERYEGYGHSIKRVMEQKKSYPGIIGVVADIIKTKKEYETAIETALGQSIQNIVTEDEQTAKDMIAYLKKNRFGRATFLPLTNITYSKTLHNHSVLKEKGVIGIASQLVEVDSKYHTLIGYLLGRIVVVDNIDNATIIAKKYQYSLRIVTLEGESLTPGGSISGGAYKNVSNLLGRRREIEALESLVKKLYNQVQELTLEKEKENDKYKNLLVRLDEVKEQLQEKYLLQNTAKINLDQALTKKAETETIYQDYVKELEEINKQAFELKSNLEELNKSLSDNLLKNSENEHKIEELNKLLLIEKEKEAATAEKASSYRMELSKLEQNSQFILENIKRVKKEIERLYNEEATIKADMEKAYHLVQEKKESIKKTQESINETNNILSKLNENINEQTKERDNIAKNHKSIFEKRDELSSRIHALDKECIRLTGQKEKLIEQLDQQMNYMWEEYGLTYTTSLEYNCNKDISLTAAKKSIQEIKGKIRELGDVNVNAIEDFKNLSERHKFLTSQREDLIQAEEDLLQIISELDKEMKLQFEMQFADIKEQFDIVFKELFGGGKADLELTDDENVLEAGIRINAQPPGKKLQNMMQLSGGEKALTAISLLFAIQNLKPSPFCLLDEIEAALDDSNVKRFANYLQRLSKDTQFIIITHRRNTMAAADILYGITMQEKGVSTLVSVSLIENELDK